AGAGGCCTTATTGAAGCTGGACGTTCTTTTCGAAAAACACCAAATTGTAGTATTAGTGGGCGGTTCGGGATTGTATGTGGATGCAGTTGTTAGCGGACTGGATAGCTTTCCTGAAATACCTTCGGAAATACGAGCACAGCTCAACAGCGAGTTTTCAGCAAAGGGAATAGCATTTCTTCGACAAGAATTATCCCGGGTAGATCCTGAATATTTCAAAAAAGTAGACGCTCAAAATTCTCACAGATTAATCAGGGCTCTTGAAATATACCGAGGCACAGGCAAACCGTATTCCTCTTTTCTGAAGAAAAAAAAGACTTCCCGAAATTTTGATACGCTGTATGTAGGCTTAACTGCCGACCGAAAGATTATTTATGACCGCATTAATAGGCGTGTAGACAATATGGTTGCTTCCGGCTTGATTGAGGAAGCCAAAAATCTATTGGCCAACAAAAAGAGTAATGCATTACAAACAGTGGGGTATCGTGAACTATTTCAATTTTTC
This genomic stretch from Ulvibacter sp. MAR_2010_11 harbors:
- the miaA gene encoding tRNA (adenosine(37)-N6)-dimethylallyltransferase MiaA, with the translated sequence MRNSPASGRRSILTNLEKPLLICVVGATGIGKTALAIEIAKAFATEIISADSRQFFKEMTIGTAVPSSEELAAAPHHFIQHKSIFDSYSVGDFEREALLKLDVLFEKHQIVVLVGGSGLYVDAVVSGLDSFPEIPSEIRAQLNSEFSAKGIAFLRQELSRVDPEYFKKVDAQNSHRLIRALEIYRGTGKPYSSFLKKKKTSRNFDTLYVGLTADRKIIYDRINRRVDNMVASGLIEEAKNLLANKKSNALQTVGYRELFQFFEGEFSQEKAIEEIKKNTRRFAKRQHTWFGKNDTINWFNFETPIKDIIACIKAKKAL